One segment of Vibrio gazogenes DNA contains the following:
- a CDS encoding 30S ribosomal protein S6 modification protein, translating into MQSHSKILVWYKVASQQVVLGEAYQDMSDRLVSLWLDTPTENDLMSDLGYHISLFGDDGRKIADKAISMLTADQLLGKAQRLAETGKTEARL; encoded by the coding sequence ATGCAGAGTCATTCAAAGATTCTTGTTTGGTACAAAGTTGCAAGTCAACAAGTTGTTTTGGGAGAGGCATATCAGGATATGAGTGATAGACTGGTTTCGCTTTGGTTAGATACACCGACGGAAAACGACTTGATGAGTGACTTGGGCTATCATATTTCACTATTTGGAGATGATGGACGTAAGATTGCTGATAAAGCAATTTCAATGTTAACCGCTGATCAGTTATTGGGAAAAGCACAACGGCTCGCCGAAACCGGAAAAACTGAGGCCCGACTATAG
- the yfaE gene encoding class I ribonucleotide reductase maintenance protein YfaE → MPTIKINQTLTIESNGSETLLEAMENAGLNVEYNCRDGHCGACRCKLSAGEVEYVGFALAYTQSDEVLPCICRAGSQPIELQDVHYEHEVKRA, encoded by the coding sequence ATGCCAACCATCAAAATCAATCAGACGCTCACAATCGAATCCAATGGCTCCGAGACATTACTTGAAGCCATGGAAAACGCTGGGCTGAATGTTGAATATAATTGCAGAGACGGGCACTGTGGTGCCTGTCGATGTAAGTTATCTGCAGGGGAAGTTGAGTATGTGGGGTTTGCGCTCGCGTATACCCAGTCTGATGAGGTCTTACCTTGTATTTGCCGGGCAGGTAGTCAACCGATAGAACTTCAAGATGTTCATTACGAGCATGAAGTGAAACGAGCCTAG
- the ubiG gene encoding bifunctional 2-polyprenyl-6-hydroxyphenol methylase/3-demethylubiquinol 3-O-methyltransferase UbiG codes for MTTQNVDPKEIQKFEDIASRWWDLEGEFKPLHQINPLRLDYVLQQANGLFGKQVLDVGCGGGILTESIAREGATVTGLDMGKEPLEVARLHALESHLQIDYVQTTIEEHAQRHPAAYDVVTCMEMIEHVPEPQSIIQSCARLVKPGGHVFFSTLNRNLKSYLFAIVGAEKLLKIVPEGTHDHERFIRPSELLRMIDQTPLQERGITGLHYNPFTHTYRLGHRVDVNYIVHTTLPE; via the coding sequence ATGACAACACAGAATGTGGACCCGAAAGAAATTCAAAAGTTTGAAGACATAGCTTCCCGATGGTGGGATCTGGAAGGAGAGTTTAAACCACTACATCAAATCAACCCACTTCGCCTAGATTATGTCTTGCAACAAGCCAATGGACTGTTCGGTAAACAAGTACTGGATGTCGGATGCGGTGGTGGCATCCTCACCGAGAGTATCGCGCGCGAAGGTGCGACGGTCACAGGACTCGACATGGGAAAAGAGCCGCTGGAAGTTGCACGACTCCATGCATTGGAAAGTCATTTACAAATTGATTATGTCCAGACAACCATTGAAGAACACGCCCAACGTCATCCAGCCGCTTATGATGTGGTCACATGTATGGAAATGATCGAGCATGTCCCGGAACCTCAATCCATTATTCAGTCATGTGCCCGACTGGTTAAGCCTGGCGGACATGTATTCTTTTCAACACTGAACCGTAATTTGAAATCCTATCTATTTGCAATTGTCGGTGCAGAAAAATTACTGAAGATTGTACCGGAAGGCACACATGACCATGAGAGATTTATTCGTCCTTCAGAGTTATTGCGGATGATTGATCAGACCCCGCTGCAAGAGCGAGGGATCACGGGGCTACACTACAATCCCTTCACCCACACATATCGTCTCGGGCATCGAGTCGATGTCAATTATATTGTGCATACAACACTGCCCGAATAG
- a CDS encoding PTS fructose transporter subunit IIC: MMKVVAITSCAAGISHTFMAEEALIEAGQQNGYDIRVETQGNIGTQTPLTESEISAAELVIIASDVTIPLTRFVGKRVYQVSTNDAIANAAQVIEDAKTKAETIASDVIQSAKGTSVGGGVTIGSSSHNAFFRHTMSGVGYMIPMATCGLLLALANIFAFNSDAQGHLVNWGFDETTALGYFMSHLFMVGKVGFTLMIPLFAGFVANSIADRPAIAPAMIGAYIANDPTFLGTKTGGSFLAALLIAFIVGYFVLYLKRVPWPKILRPAVPIMIIPVISTFFIFIFVLYGIGKPISLAMDTMYHGLNVLITEHKGSSFLIGAVIGGMIGFDFGGPINKTAYVFSTAVFVDTLGQYGVEGANLLPFTAVQAAISIAPLGVFVASRLFKKKFNAEEKNTANAACAMGLVGVSEGAIPFAAAHPLQVIVASVCGSALAGGLVGLWGIKNFGGLGSPLGTVIGYIEQPIPVVSWLLCTGAGILLTAVIIGVWRPKVPTAESPMAE, encoded by the coding sequence ATGATGAAAGTAGTAGCTATAACCTCCTGTGCCGCGGGGATATCGCACACATTTATGGCAGAGGAAGCCCTGATAGAGGCGGGTCAACAGAATGGTTATGATATCCGGGTGGAAACACAGGGCAACATCGGCACGCAAACACCTCTGACTGAATCAGAGATTTCAGCAGCCGAACTGGTGATTATTGCCAGTGATGTCACGATCCCCTTAACACGTTTTGTCGGTAAGCGGGTTTATCAGGTCTCCACCAATGATGCGATTGCCAATGCAGCGCAGGTCATCGAAGACGCGAAAACCAAGGCAGAAACGATTGCTTCAGATGTGATTCAAAGTGCCAAAGGCACCTCGGTCGGTGGTGGCGTGACGATTGGTTCTTCCAGTCATAATGCATTTTTCCGCCATACCATGAGTGGTGTGGGGTATATGATTCCGATGGCGACCTGTGGCTTACTGTTGGCATTAGCCAATATTTTTGCATTTAACAGTGATGCTCAGGGGCATCTGGTGAACTGGGGATTCGATGAAACCACCGCACTAGGCTATTTCATGTCGCATCTGTTTATGGTCGGTAAAGTCGGTTTCACGTTAATGATCCCATTGTTTGCCGGATTTGTGGCGAACTCGATTGCGGACCGTCCGGCTATTGCCCCGGCGATGATAGGCGCTTATATCGCCAATGACCCGACATTCCTCGGCACTAAAACTGGCGGAAGTTTTCTCGCAGCACTGTTGATTGCATTTATTGTTGGCTATTTCGTGTTGTACTTGAAACGGGTGCCATGGCCGAAGATTTTGCGTCCGGCAGTGCCAATTATGATTATTCCGGTGATTTCAACCTTCTTTATCTTCATTTTTGTCCTGTATGGCATCGGAAAACCCATCTCTCTGGCGATGGATACCATGTATCACGGATTAAATGTGCTGATCACCGAACATAAAGGGTCTTCCTTCCTGATAGGCGCGGTCATTGGCGGCATGATTGGCTTCGACTTTGGTGGTCCGATTAATAAAACCGCATATGTTTTCAGCACCGCTGTGTTTGTTGATACGCTCGGGCAATATGGTGTGGAAGGCGCGAATCTGCTGCCGTTTACTGCGGTACAGGCCGCGATTTCCATCGCACCGCTGGGCGTATTTGTCGCATCGCGTTTGTTTAAGAAAAAATTCAATGCAGAAGAGAAAAATACCGCCAATGCAGCGTGTGCGATGGGGTTGGTCGGGGTGTCTGAAGGGGCGATTCCGTTTGCTGCAGCACATCCGTTGCAGGTGATTGTTGCCAGTGTATGTGGCTCGGCGCTGGCCGGTGGACTGGTTGGCTTGTGGGGAATCAAGAATTTTGGTGGTCTGGGCTCACCGTTAGGCACTGTCATCGGGTATATCGAACAACCGATCCCGGTGGTGTCATGGTTACTCTGTACTGGTGCAGGTATTTTGCTGACGGCAGTGATTATCGGCGTCTGGCGTCCGAAAGTGCCCACGGCTGAATCACCTATGGCTGAATAA
- the nrdA gene encoding class 1a ribonucleoside-diphosphate reductase subunit alpha, producing the protein MNQQLTVTKRDGRKEQIDLDKIHRVIAWAAEELQNVSVSQVELRAHIQFYDGITTSDIHETLIKSAADLISEDSPDYQYLAARLAVFHLRKKAYGQYEPPTLFDHVTKLVEMGKYDRHLIEDYTQEEWIELGNYIDHRRDLNFSYAAVKQLEGKYFVQNRVTGQIYESAQFLYILVAACLFAKYPQETRLSYVKRFYDATSKFQISLPTPIMSGVRTPTRQFSSCVLIECGDSLDSINATSSSIVRYVSQRAGIGINAGRIRALGSEIRGGEAFHTGCIPFYKYFQTAVKCCSQGGVRGGAATVFYPLWHREAQSLLVLKNNRGVEENRVRHMDYGVQLNKLMYTRLVQGGNLSLFSPSDVPGLYDAFFQDQAEFERLYTQYENDASIKRETVKAVELFTLLMQERASTGRIYIQNVDHCNTHSPFDASVAPVRQSNLCLEIALPTKPLNNVEDEEGEIALCTLSAFNLGAIQSLDDFEGLSDLVVRALDALLDYQDYPLPAARKATMNRRTLGVGVINYAYYLAKHGVKYSDGSANDLTHRTFEAMQYHLLKASMNLAKEQGRCPAFNETNYAKGLMPIDTYKKDIDQLCAEPLHYDWDQLRDDIMEYGLRNSTLTALMPSETSSQISNATNGIEPPRGYISVKASKDGILKQVVPEFTELKSNYELLWDIGSNEGYLHLVSIMQKFIDQSISANTNYDPTRYESGRVPMKQLLQDLLTAYKFGVKTLYYHNTRDGAKDDQKDVTSSVVEDDDCAGGACKI; encoded by the coding sequence ATGAACCAACAACTCACAGTTACGAAGCGCGATGGACGTAAAGAGCAAATCGATCTAGATAAGATCCATCGGGTTATCGCATGGGCAGCAGAAGAGCTGCAAAATGTATCGGTTTCACAAGTTGAACTCCGAGCCCATATCCAATTCTATGATGGCATCACCACTTCCGACATTCACGAAACACTGATTAAATCCGCAGCCGATCTAATTTCCGAAGATTCGCCAGATTATCAATATCTTGCCGCCAGGCTTGCTGTATTCCATCTGAGGAAAAAAGCATATGGTCAATATGAGCCGCCGACATTATTCGATCACGTAACAAAACTGGTTGAGATGGGCAAATACGACCGTCATCTCATCGAAGATTATACGCAGGAAGAGTGGATCGAACTGGGCAACTATATCGATCATCGCCGCGATCTGAACTTCTCTTATGCTGCCGTCAAGCAGTTGGAAGGTAAGTATTTCGTTCAAAACCGTGTGACCGGACAAATCTATGAAAGTGCTCAATTCTTGTACATTCTGGTCGCAGCCTGCCTGTTTGCCAAATATCCTCAGGAAACACGGCTGAGCTATGTCAAACGTTTCTACGACGCGACGTCAAAATTTCAGATCTCGTTACCAACGCCGATTATGTCCGGTGTCCGTACCCCGACACGTCAATTCAGCTCCTGTGTCTTGATTGAGTGTGGTGACAGCCTCGACTCAATCAATGCAACATCGAGTTCTATCGTTCGTTACGTGTCGCAACGTGCCGGCATTGGTATCAATGCTGGTCGCATTCGTGCGCTGGGTTCTGAAATCCGTGGCGGAGAAGCATTTCACACCGGTTGTATCCCTTTCTATAAATATTTCCAAACCGCTGTAAAATGTTGCTCTCAAGGCGGCGTTCGGGGGGGGGCTGCTACAGTCTTTTATCCTCTGTGGCATCGCGAAGCACAGTCACTGCTGGTCCTTAAAAATAACCGTGGTGTTGAAGAAAACCGAGTCCGCCATATGGACTACGGCGTTCAGCTCAACAAGTTAATGTATACACGTCTGGTCCAGGGCGGCAATCTTTCTTTGTTCTCCCCTTCTGATGTACCGGGGCTCTACGACGCTTTCTTCCAAGATCAGGCTGAGTTTGAGCGTTTGTATACTCAGTATGAAAATGACGCCTCGATCAAGCGAGAAACCGTGAAAGCGGTTGAACTCTTTACCCTGCTGATGCAAGAACGAGCTTCCACTGGACGGATCTATATCCAAAACGTTGATCACTGCAATACACATAGTCCATTTGATGCCAGCGTTGCTCCGGTTCGCCAATCGAATCTGTGCCTTGAAATTGCGTTACCAACCAAACCATTGAACAATGTTGAAGATGAAGAAGGCGAAATTGCACTGTGTACGCTGTCTGCCTTCAACCTTGGTGCGATTCAGTCTTTAGATGACTTTGAAGGTCTCTCTGATCTTGTTGTCCGCGCACTGGATGCCCTGCTTGACTATCAAGATTACCCACTCCCCGCAGCGCGTAAAGCAACTATGAATCGCCGGACGCTGGGTGTTGGTGTCATCAACTATGCCTATTATCTGGCAAAACATGGCGTCAAATATTCTGATGGTAGTGCCAATGACCTCACTCACCGAACTTTTGAAGCCATGCAATATCATTTGCTCAAAGCATCGATGAATTTGGCAAAAGAGCAAGGTCGCTGCCCTGCTTTCAATGAAACCAACTATGCGAAAGGCCTCATGCCGATTGATACCTATAAAAAGGACATCGATCAACTTTGTGCTGAACCACTGCATTATGATTGGGATCAGCTTCGTGACGATATCATGGAATATGGTTTGAGAAACTCAACGTTGACAGCACTGATGCCTTCAGAAACATCGTCTCAAATTTCAAATGCGACCAATGGGATTGAACCACCACGCGGTTATATCTCAGTAAAAGCGTCCAAAGACGGTATTTTGAAACAGGTCGTTCCTGAGTTTACTGAGTTGAAATCTAACTACGAGCTCTTGTGGGATATCGGTTCAAATGAAGGTTATCTACATCTTGTAAGTATCATGCAAAAATTTATCGACCAATCGATTTCTGCAAATACAAACTATGATCCGACGCGTTACGAGAGTGGCAGAGTGCCAATGAAGCAACTGCTTCAGGATCTACTGACTGCTTATAAATTTGGTGTGAAAACCCTGTATTATCACAATACAAGAGATGGCGCGAAAGACGATCAGAAGGATGTCACTTCATCAGTTGTCGAAGACGATGATTGTGCCGGTGGCGCTTGTAAGATTTAA
- the nrdB gene encoding class Ia ribonucleoside-diphosphate reductase subunit beta, producing MAYSTFTQKKNNQLKEPMFLGQPVNVARYDQQKYEIFEKLIEKQLSFFWRPEEVDVSTDRINYNNLPEHEKHIFISNLKYQTLLDSIQGRSPNVALLPLVSLPELETWIETWSFSETIHSRSYTHIIRNIVNDPATVFDDIVENEHIIKRAGDIAHYYDELIKLTNDYHRYGEGKHEINHQTVVVSLHELKKKLYLCLMSVNALEAIRFYVSFACSFAFAERELMEGNAKIIKLIARDEALHLTGTQHMLNLLRNGQDDFSFIQIAEECRQECFDLFKTAAEQEKEWAEYLFKDGSMIGLNKDILCQYVEYITNIRMQAVGLDVAYPEAVNNPIPWINAWLSSDNVQVAPQEAEISSYLVGQIDNQVNLDDFEGFEL from the coding sequence ATGGCTTACAGCACTTTTACACAAAAAAAGAACAACCAGCTCAAAGAACCGATGTTTCTTGGTCAACCAGTGAACGTGGCACGTTATGACCAACAAAAATATGAGATCTTCGAAAAATTAATCGAGAAACAGCTTTCTTTCTTCTGGCGTCCCGAAGAAGTCGATGTCTCGACAGATCGAATCAACTACAATAATCTGCCCGAGCATGAAAAGCATATTTTCATCTCTAATCTGAAATACCAGACGCTGCTCGATTCTATTCAGGGGCGTAGTCCAAACGTGGCACTGCTTCCTTTAGTGTCACTGCCTGAATTGGAAACATGGATTGAGACCTGGTCTTTCTCTGAAACCATTCACTCTCGGTCATACACACATATTATTCGTAATATCGTCAATGATCCCGCTACCGTTTTCGATGATATTGTTGAAAATGAACACATTATTAAACGAGCCGGTGATATTGCCCATTATTATGATGAACTGATCAAACTGACTAACGACTATCACCGTTATGGTGAAGGCAAGCATGAGATCAATCATCAGACTGTCGTTGTCAGCCTTCATGAGTTAAAGAAAAAACTCTATTTGTGCCTAATGTCAGTCAACGCACTTGAAGCCATTCGTTTTTACGTCAGCTTTGCCTGCTCTTTTGCCTTTGCTGAGCGAGAGCTCATGGAAGGAAATGCCAAAATTATCAAACTGATTGCTCGTGATGAAGCACTGCATCTGACCGGCACACAGCATATGCTGAATCTCCTGCGCAATGGTCAGGATGACTTTTCGTTCATTCAGATCGCAGAAGAGTGTAGACAAGAATGTTTCGACCTATTTAAGACCGCAGCCGAGCAAGAGAAAGAGTGGGCAGAATATCTGTTCAAAGATGGCTCAATGATTGGTTTGAACAAAGATATCCTCTGTCAATATGTCGAGTATATAACCAATATCCGGATGCAGGCTGTCGGGCTGGACGTGGCTTATCCGGAAGCAGTCAACAACCCGATTCCTTGGATCAATGCTTGGTTATCCTCAGACAATGTTCAGGTTGCCCCTCAGGAAGCAGAGATCAGCTCGTATCTGGTCGGCCAAATTGATAATCAAGTGAACCTTGATGACTTTGAAGGCTTTGAGCTGTAA
- the gyrA gene encoding DNA topoisomerase (ATP-hydrolyzing) subunit A: protein MSDLAKEITPVSIEDELRGSYLDYAMSVIVGRALPDARDGLKPVHRRVLYAMSVLGNDWNKPYKKSARVVGDVIGKYHPHGDSAVYDTIVRMAQPFSLRYMLVDGQGNFGSIDGDSAAAMRYTEVRMAKIAHELLADLDKETVDYVSNYDDTEQIPAVLPTKVPNLLVNGSSGIAVGMATNIPPHNLGEVIDGCLAFIDNEDITIDELLEYIPGPDFPTAAMISGRKGIIDAYKTGRGKIYLRSKADIESDKNGRETIVVTEIPYQVNKARLIEKIAELVKDKKVEGISALRDESDKDGMRIVIECKRDAVGEVVLNNLYSQTQLQTTFGINMVALDNGQPKLFNLKELLKCFVNHRREVVTRRTIFELRKARDRAHILEGLALALANIDDIIELIRRAPTPAEAKAGLLARGWSLGDVAAMLERAGVDSARPDWLEPQYGIRDGLYFLTEQQAQAILELRLHRLTGLEHEKILDEYKVLLAEIAELMLILSSTDRLMEVIREELETIRNGFGDNRLTEITAASHDIDMEELIAREDVVVTLSHERYVKYQSLSDYESQRRGGKGKSATKMKDEDYIERLLVANTHDNILCFSTRGKTYRLKVYQLPHATRTARGKPINNILPLEENERITAILRVAEYAADKFIFMATGDGTVKKTPLDQFANVRSNGLIAVNLRDDDSLIGVDITDGDSEIMLFSKFGKVVRFKEAEEIAVVDENGQPVLDENGQPEIKFKGVRPMGRTASGVRGMKLADGDQVVSLIVPKTDGNVLTVTENGYGKRTSLSEYPTKGRGTQGVVSIKVSERNGSVVGAVQVDEGDEFMMITNAGTLVRTRVGEVSQVGRNTQGVTLIRTSEDEKVVGLQRIEEVEDADIDIDIESEGALTDDAPEASSSDVASPNEDDHSDEQEQSEDD, encoded by the coding sequence ATGAGCGATCTAGCTAAAGAGATCACGCCTGTCAGTATAGAAGATGAGCTGAGAGGCTCATACCTTGACTATGCAATGTCGGTCATTGTAGGTCGGGCACTTCCTGATGCACGTGACGGACTTAAACCTGTGCACCGTCGGGTACTATACGCAATGAGCGTGTTGGGGAATGATTGGAATAAACCCTACAAAAAATCGGCCCGTGTTGTCGGCGATGTCATCGGTAAGTATCACCCCCATGGTGATAGTGCCGTCTACGACACAATTGTACGGATGGCACAACCGTTTTCACTTCGTTATATGCTGGTCGATGGCCAAGGCAACTTTGGCTCAATTGATGGTGATTCTGCGGCAGCAATGCGTTATACCGAAGTTCGGATGGCAAAAATTGCCCATGAGCTGCTTGCCGATCTGGATAAAGAAACCGTCGATTATGTCTCAAACTACGATGATACCGAGCAAATCCCAGCCGTATTACCAACAAAAGTACCGAACCTGTTGGTCAATGGTTCTTCTGGGATTGCGGTTGGTATGGCGACCAATATTCCGCCCCATAACTTAGGGGAAGTTATCGATGGATGCCTTGCTTTCATCGACAATGAAGATATTACGATCGATGAATTGCTCGAATATATTCCGGGCCCGGATTTCCCAACCGCAGCAATGATTAGCGGACGGAAAGGTATCATTGATGCCTATAAAACAGGTCGGGGAAAAATTTATCTCCGCTCCAAAGCAGATATCGAAAGTGATAAGAATGGTCGTGAAACCATTGTTGTGACTGAAATTCCGTATCAGGTCAATAAAGCACGTCTGATCGAGAAAATCGCAGAACTGGTCAAAGATAAAAAAGTCGAAGGTATCAGTGCACTGCGCGATGAGTCCGATAAAGACGGGATGCGTATCGTTATCGAATGTAAGCGTGATGCTGTCGGAGAAGTGGTACTGAACAACCTGTATTCACAGACTCAGTTGCAAACGACTTTCGGGATTAACATGGTTGCTCTCGATAATGGTCAGCCCAAACTGTTTAACCTGAAAGAACTGTTAAAATGTTTTGTTAACCATCGCCGTGAAGTGGTGACTCGCCGTACAATTTTCGAATTACGCAAAGCACGGGATCGCGCCCATATCCTTGAAGGTCTGGCTCTTGCACTGGCGAATATCGATGACATTATTGAGTTGATTCGTCGTGCACCGACACCAGCCGAAGCAAAAGCGGGTCTATTGGCGCGTGGTTGGTCTTTAGGGGATGTTGCAGCGATGCTGGAACGTGCAGGTGTTGATTCTGCACGACCTGACTGGCTGGAACCACAATATGGTATCCGTGACGGGCTGTATTTCCTGACTGAGCAACAGGCACAAGCAATTCTTGAATTAAGACTGCACCGACTGACCGGTCTTGAGCATGAGAAGATTCTGGATGAGTACAAGGTATTACTGGCGGAAATCGCTGAATTAATGTTGATTCTTTCCAGTACTGACCGCCTCATGGAAGTCATCCGGGAAGAACTGGAAACGATCAGAAATGGTTTCGGTGATAATCGTCTGACGGAAATTACAGCGGCTTCACATGATATTGATATGGAAGAGCTGATTGCGCGTGAAGATGTCGTCGTTACTTTATCCCACGAAAGATATGTGAAGTATCAATCTCTGAGTGATTATGAGTCTCAGCGTCGTGGTGGTAAGGGCAAAAGTGCCACGAAGATGAAAGACGAAGATTATATTGAACGTCTGCTGGTGGCGAATACACACGATAATATTCTGTGTTTCTCGACGCGTGGTAAAACGTATCGTCTCAAAGTGTATCAGTTACCTCATGCGACTCGGACTGCGCGAGGAAAGCCGATCAATAACATTCTTCCGTTGGAAGAAAATGAACGGATTACGGCCATTCTTCGAGTTGCTGAATATGCAGCAGATAAATTCATCTTTATGGCAACCGGTGATGGAACAGTGAAGAAAACACCGCTTGATCAGTTTGCCAATGTTCGCTCCAACGGTTTGATTGCTGTGAACTTGCGGGATGATGATTCATTGATTGGTGTCGATATTACGGATGGGGACAGTGAGATTATGTTGTTCTCTAAATTCGGTAAAGTCGTTCGCTTTAAAGAAGCAGAAGAAATTGCTGTTGTGGATGAAAATGGTCAACCAGTACTGGATGAAAATGGCCAGCCGGAGATCAAATTCAAAGGCGTGAGACCAATGGGTCGTACTGCATCGGGTGTGCGAGGCATGAAACTGGCTGATGGCGATCAAGTGGTATCGTTAATTGTACCGAAGACCGATGGTAATGTACTTACAGTCACTGAAAATGGTTATGGTAAGCGCACCAGCCTATCTGAATACCCAACGAAAGGTCGTGGTACTCAGGGGGTTGTTTCAATCAAAGTGTCCGAACGTAACGGTAGTGTCGTTGGTGCGGTGCAGGTTGATGAGGGTGATGAGTTTATGATGATCACCAATGCCGGAACATTGGTTCGAACCCGTGTCGGAGAAGTGAGTCAGGTTGGCCGTAATACTCAGGGCGTGACACTGATTCGAACATCAGAAGACGAAAAAGTTGTCGGCCTACAGCGAATTGAAGAAGTAGAAGATGCAGATATCGATATTGACATCGAGTCTGAAGGTGCTCTAACCGATGATGCTCCTGAGGCTTCGTCATCAGATGTGGCATCGCCAAATGAGGATGATCATTCAGATGAGCAAGAGCAGTCTGAAGATGATTAG
- a CDS encoding PTS sugar transporter subunit IIA translates to MFSKWLNKSSGKARPSFQVDHVIRDPDSTTRDQALRFIAQQMHQAGYVGDVDAFFSALVARETQDTTGFKDQIATPHAKSKQVKHAGIWVVHFANEIPWETMDERPVKTAVAFAIPAKGDETAMAPLIAISRANMKPTFREVLNHGDTVSIVAAIEDAIGGRI, encoded by the coding sequence ATGTTTAGTAAATGGCTGAATAAATCATCCGGGAAAGCCCGCCCTTCATTTCAGGTAGATCACGTGATTCGCGATCCGGATTCAACTACCCGCGATCAGGCGCTGCGCTTTATTGCGCAGCAGATGCATCAGGCCGGATATGTGGGGGATGTGGATGCATTTTTCTCCGCGCTGGTGGCGCGGGAAACACAGGACACGACTGGTTTTAAAGATCAGATAGCCACACCGCATGCGAAAAGTAAGCAGGTCAAACATGCCGGGATTTGGGTGGTTCATTTTGCCAATGAAATCCCGTGGGAAACGATGGACGAGCGTCCGGTGAAAACCGCCGTGGCGTTTGCCATCCCAGCGAAAGGGGATGAGACGGCGATGGCACCGCTGATCGCGATTTCCCGCGCGAATATGAAACCGACATTCCGCGAAGTATTGAATCATGGTGATACTGTGAGCATAGTTGCGGCGATTGAGGATGCGATCGGAGGCCGGATATGA